From Phreatobacter oligotrophus, a single genomic window includes:
- the nusA gene encoding transcription termination factor NusA: MAVSANRLELLQIADAVAREKQIDRQIVLEAMEDAIQKAARSRYGQETEVRAEINPKSGEIRLSRLLQVVDEIENVATQIATEEARRKNPAAQPGDWIAETLPPFDFGRIAAQSAKQVIVQKVREAERDRQFDEYKDRVGEIVSGLVKRVEYGNVIVDLGRGEAIIRRDELIPREMFRNGDRVRAYLFDVRREQRGPQIFLSRTHPQFMAKLFGQEVPEIYDGIVEIKAVARDPGSRAKIAVVSRDSSIDPVGACVGMRGSRVQAVVAELQGEKVDIIPWNPDIATFVVNALAPAEVAKVVLDEDRERIEVVVPDPQLSLAIGRRGQNVRLASQLTGWDIDILTEQEESERRQAEFEARTKLFMGALDVDEVVGQLLTSEGFRSVEEVAYVELSDLASIEGFDEETAEELQRRALDHIAKVEAEHDAKRKELGVADDLREVEGVTTAMMVKLGENDVKSLEDFAGCVPDDLVGWSERKDGQTVKHAGFLDGFELTKDDAEAMIMQARVKAGWIEAPEPAEADSEPAEA, translated from the coding sequence ATGGCCGTTTCGGCAAACCGACTGGAACTCCTGCAGATCGCCGACGCGGTCGCGCGCGAGAAGCAGATCGACCGTCAGATCGTGCTCGAGGCGATGGAGGACGCGATCCAGAAGGCCGCGCGTTCGCGCTACGGCCAGGAGACCGAGGTCCGCGCCGAGATCAATCCGAAGTCTGGCGAGATCCGCCTGTCGCGCCTGCTCCAGGTCGTCGACGAGATCGAGAACGTCGCCACCCAGATCGCCACCGAGGAGGCCCGTCGCAAGAACCCGGCCGCCCAGCCCGGCGACTGGATCGCCGAGACCCTGCCGCCCTTCGACTTCGGCCGCATCGCCGCCCAGTCGGCCAAGCAGGTCATCGTCCAGAAGGTCCGCGAGGCCGAGCGTGACCGCCAGTTCGACGAGTACAAGGATCGCGTCGGCGAGATCGTCTCCGGCCTGGTGAAGCGCGTCGAATACGGCAATGTCATCGTCGATCTCGGCCGCGGCGAGGCGATCATCCGTCGCGACGAGCTGATCCCGCGCGAGATGTTCCGCAACGGCGACCGCGTCCGCGCTTACCTCTTCGACGTCCGCCGCGAGCAGCGCGGTCCGCAGATCTTCCTGTCGCGCACCCATCCGCAGTTCATGGCCAAGCTCTTCGGCCAGGAGGTTCCGGAGATCTATGACGGCATCGTCGAGATCAAGGCGGTCGCCCGCGACCCCGGCTCGCGCGCCAAGATCGCCGTCGTCTCGCGCGATTCCTCCATCGATCCGGTCGGCGCCTGCGTCGGTATGCGCGGCTCGCGCGTCCAGGCGGTCGTCGCCGAGCTGCAGGGCGAGAAGGTCGACATCATCCCGTGGAATCCGGACATCGCCACCTTCGTGGTGAATGCGCTGGCCCCGGCCGAGGTCGCCAAGGTCGTGCTCGACGAGGACCGCGAGCGCATCGAGGTCGTCGTGCCCGATCCGCAGCTCTCGCTCGCCATCGGCCGCCGCGGCCAGAACGTTCGGCTCGCCTCGCAGCTCACCGGCTGGGACATCGACATCCTCACCGAGCAGGAGGAGTCGGAGCGTCGCCAGGCCGAGTTCGAGGCTCGCACCAAGCTGTTCATGGGCGCCCTGGACGTCGACGAGGTCGTCGGCCAGCTGCTCACCTCCGAGGGCTTCCGCTCGGTCGAGGAGGTCGCCTATGTCGAGCTCTCCGACCTCGCCTCCATCGAGGGCTTCGACGAGGAGACCGCCGAGGAACTGCAGCGCCGCGCCCTTGATCACATCGCCAAGGTCGAGGCCGAGCACGACGCCAAGCGCAAGGAGCTCGGCGTTGCCGATGACCTGCGCGAGGTGGAGGGTGTCACCACCGCCATGATGGTGAAGCTCGGCGAGAACGACGTGAAGTCGCTCGAGGACTTCGCCGGCTGCGTGCCGGACGACCTCGTCGGCTGGAGCGAGCGCAAGGACGGCCAGACCGTCAAGCACGCGGGCTTCCTCGACGGCTTCGAGCTGACCAAGGACGATGCCGAGGCGATGATCAT
- the rimP gene encoding ribosome maturation factor RimP produces MSGQDPRPEVLAEAADAAGADPRLIVETGAAARVASIAEPVLEGLGFRLVRVRISGSQAGGSTLQIMAERPDGTFTIDDCEAVSRALSPVLDVEDPIASAYNLEISSPGIDRPLVRAGDFDRWSGYEAKIEMAVAQDGRKRYRGFVLGAAGKDARIKRTDTKGDEPTEVLLPIEEIGEARLVLTDDLIREALRRAKAAGRAMDEEDEDGDEDIDAADEGEDDTEIVIVRPGTPRPVRAAPAPKKKPAPGAPYSKGPKPKGPGRYAKPKPSR; encoded by the coding sequence TTGTCCGGGCAAGACCCGCGTCCTGAAGTCCTGGCCGAAGCGGCGGATGCCGCTGGCGCCGACCCGCGCCTCATCGTCGAGACGGGGGCGGCGGCGCGCGTCGCGTCCATCGCCGAGCCGGTGCTGGAGGGCCTCGGTTTCCGCCTGGTGCGTGTGCGCATCTCCGGCTCGCAGGCCGGCGGCTCGACCCTGCAGATCATGGCCGAGCGGCCTGACGGTACCTTCACCATCGACGATTGCGAGGCGGTGAGCCGCGCCCTGTCGCCGGTCCTCGACGTCGAGGACCCGATCGCCTCCGCCTACAATCTCGAGATCTCCTCGCCGGGCATCGACCGGCCGCTGGTCCGCGCCGGCGATTTCGACCGCTGGTCGGGCTATGAGGCGAAGATCGAGATGGCGGTCGCCCAGGACGGCCGCAAGCGCTACCGCGGCTTCGTGCTCGGCGCCGCCGGCAAGGACGCCCGCATCAAGCGCACCGACACCAAGGGCGACGAGCCGACCGAGGTTCTGCTGCCGATCGAGGAGATCGGCGAGGCGCGCCTCGTGCTGACCGATGATCTCATCCGCGAGGCGCTGCGCCGGGCGAAAGCCGCCGGCCGCGCCATGGATGAGGAGGACGAGGACGGCGACGAGGACATCGACGCCGCCGACGAGGGCGAGGACGACACCGAGATCGTCATCGTCCGCCCCGGCACGCCGCGCCCCGTGCGCGCCGCGCCGGCCCCGAAGAAGAAACCCGCCCCCGGCGCGCCCTATTCGAAGGGCCCCAAGCCCAAGGGCCCGGGTCGTTACGCCAAACCCAAACCTTCCCGCTAG
- a CDS encoding TIGR02300 family protein, which translates to MARPELGVKRICPTTGKKFYDLNRDPIVSPYTGEVLQRAMFEPARRGSAAAKAAPQPDEDEAELEVADAELVSLEEADGEEASPAKAAVIDDDVDVDVEDAGDEDDTFLEDDEDEDDGDVSDLIGDAGDDDEDQ; encoded by the coding sequence GTGGCGAGACCCGAACTCGGCGTGAAGCGCATCTGCCCCACGACCGGCAAGAAGTTCTACGACCTGAACCGCGATCCGATCGTCTCGCCCTACACGGGTGAGGTGCTCCAGCGCGCCATGTTCGAGCCCGCCCGCCGCGGCTCGGCCGCCGCCAAGGCTGCCCCGCAGCCCGATGAGGACGAGGCCGAGCTCGAGGTCGCCGACGCCGAACTCGTCAGCCTCGAAGAGGCCGATGGCGAAGAGGCGTCCCCGGCCAAGGCCGCGGTCATCGACGACGACGTGGACGTCGATGTCGAGGATGCCGGCGACGAGGACGACACCTTCCTCGAGGACGACGAGGACGAGGACGACGGCGACGTCAGCGACCTGATCGGCGACGCCGGCGACGACGACGAGGATCAGTGA
- the aroA gene encoding 3-phosphoshikimate 1-carboxyvinyltransferase, producing the protein MSASETKTPLTARRGASLSGTITVPGDKSISHRALMFGLLTVGETRISGLLEGEDVLNTAKVCRQLGATVTRTGEGAWTVHGVGVGGLKQPEAALDFGNSGTGCRLMMGVVGCHPIRATFDGDASLRKRPMRRALDPLELFGVRVVAQGEGGRLPITIEGPSDAVPVTYESPVASAQVKSAVLLAGLNAPGITTVIEKEATRDHTERMLSHFGAEVTVTPHGEHGRRIDLVGQPELKAAPVVVPADPSSAAFPIVAAAIVPGSDVTVTGVMMNPLRTGLITTLQEMGADIELVNPRVESGEDIADLRVRGSKLRGVDVPAHRAPAMIDEYPILAVAASFAEGPTRMNGLHELRVKESDRLAAVAAGLAAAGVDHTIEGDDLIVAGNGKAPGGGTVATHMDHRIAMSFLVMGLATTKPMTVDDTGFIATSFPDFVGLMRGLGADFA; encoded by the coding sequence GTGAGCGCTTCAGAAACCAAGACCCCGCTCACCGCCCGGCGCGGTGCCTCGCTCTCCGGCACCATCACCGTGCCCGGCGACAAGTCGATCTCGCACCGGGCGCTGATGTTCGGCCTGCTGACCGTCGGCGAGACGCGCATTTCCGGCCTGCTCGAGGGCGAGGACGTGCTCAACACCGCCAAGGTCTGCCGCCAGCTGGGTGCGACCGTGACCCGCACCGGCGAGGGGGCCTGGACCGTCCACGGCGTCGGGGTCGGCGGCCTGAAGCAGCCCGAGGCAGCGCTCGACTTCGGCAATTCCGGCACGGGCTGCCGGCTGATGATGGGCGTCGTCGGCTGCCATCCGATCCGCGCCACCTTCGACGGCGATGCCTCGCTCCGCAAGCGGCCGATGCGCCGCGCCCTCGACCCGCTCGAGCTCTTCGGCGTGCGCGTCGTGGCGCAGGGCGAAGGCGGCCGCCTGCCGATCACCATCGAGGGGCCGTCGGACGCCGTTCCGGTCACCTACGAATCCCCCGTCGCCTCGGCGCAGGTGAAGTCGGCCGTGCTGCTCGCCGGCCTCAATGCGCCGGGCATCACCACCGTCATCGAGAAGGAAGCGACGCGCGACCATACCGAGCGCATGCTCAGCCATTTCGGCGCCGAGGTGACCGTGACGCCGCATGGCGAGCATGGCCGCCGCATCGACCTCGTGGGACAGCCGGAGCTGAAGGCCGCCCCGGTCGTGGTGCCGGCGGACCCGTCATCGGCCGCCTTCCCGATCGTCGCGGCCGCCATCGTGCCGGGCTCGGACGTGACGGTGACCGGCGTCATGATGAACCCGCTGCGCACCGGCCTGATCACGACGCTGCAGGAGATGGGGGCCGATATCGAGCTGGTGAACCCGCGCGTCGAATCGGGCGAAGACATTGCCGACCTGCGGGTGCGCGGCTCGAAGCTGCGGGGCGTCGACGTGCCGGCTCACCGGGCGCCGGCGATGATCGACGAATATCCGATCCTCGCGGTGGCGGCTTCCTTCGCCGAGGGCCCGACGCGGATGAACGGCCTGCACGAGCTGCGCGTGAAGGAATCGGATCGCCTCGCGGCGGTGGCCGCCGGCCTTGCCGCAGCGGGCGTCGACCACACGATCGAGGGCGACGACCTCATCGTCGCCGGCAATGGCAAGGCGCCGGGCGGCGGCACGGTCGCGACCCACATGGACCATCGCATCGCCATGAGCTTCCTGGTCATGGGCCTTGCCACGACCAAGCCAATGACCGTCGACGATACCGGCTTCATCGCCACGAGCTTCCCCGATTTCGTCGGCCTGATGCGCGGCCTCGGGGCCGATTTCGCATGA
- the cmk gene encoding (d)CMP kinase produces MIIAIDGPAASGKGTIARRLAAHFGLPHLDTGLLYRGVGRIMLDRGFPLDNVEIATAIAENLDIADLAGEALRTREAGEAASVVAAHAPVRQALLDLQRAFAAQTGGAVLDGRDIGTVIAPDAPAKLFVTASPEERARRRFRELVGRGELADEEAFYAAVLADIAKRDARDSGRSSAPLIIAPDALVLDTTTLGIEEAFAAALAAVESARR; encoded by the coding sequence ATGATCATCGCGATCGACGGACCGGCCGCCTCGGGCAAGGGCACCATCGCCCGGCGTCTTGCGGCGCATTTCGGCCTGCCGCATCTCGACACCGGCCTGCTCTATCGCGGGGTCGGCCGCATCATGCTCGACCGCGGCTTTCCGCTCGACAATGTCGAGATCGCTACGGCCATCGCCGAGAACCTCGATATCGCCGACCTCGCCGGCGAGGCGCTGCGGACCCGCGAGGCGGGCGAGGCGGCCTCCGTCGTCGCCGCCCATGCGCCGGTCCGGCAGGCGCTGCTCGACCTGCAGCGCGCCTTCGCGGCCCAGACGGGGGGCGCTGTGCTGGACGGCCGCGACATCGGCACGGTGATCGCGCCGGACGCGCCGGCCAAGCTCTTCGTCACGGCGAGCCCGGAGGAGCGCGCCCGCCGCCGCTTCCGCGAGCTGGTGGGCCGCGGCGAGCTGGCCGACGAGGAGGCCTTCTATGCCGCCGTCCTCGCTGACATCGCCAAGCGCGACGCGCGCGATTCCGGCCGGTCCTCTGCGCCGCTCATCATCGCGCCGGACGCGCTGGTGCTGGACACGACGACGCTCGGCATCGAGGAGGCCTTCGCCGCAGCGCTCGCGGCCGTCGAGTCGGCCCGGCGATGA
- a CDS encoding helix-turn-helix domain-containing protein codes for MTPFGARVRSLREAKGVTLTAMAETVGVSAAYLSALEHGKRGRPSWYLVQRIIAYFGIIWDEAEELAKLAEISHPRIVIDTSGLSPQATELANLLARRVGVLSDEEIAELLFILKSKLPGR; via the coding sequence ATGACGCCCTTCGGCGCCCGGGTCCGGTCCTTACGCGAGGCGAAGGGCGTGACGCTGACCGCCATGGCGGAGACGGTCGGCGTCTCGGCGGCCTATCTCTCGGCGCTGGAGCACGGCAAGCGCGGCCGCCCGAGCTGGTATCTCGTCCAGCGGATCATCGCCTATTTCGGCATCATCTGGGACGAGGCGGAGGAACTGGCGAAGCTCGCCGAGATCTCCCATCCGCGCATCGTGATCGACACGTCCGGCCTGTCGCCGCAGGCCACCGAACTGGCGAACCTGCTGGCGCGACGCGTCGGGGTGCTCTCGGACGAGGAGATCGCCGAGCTGCTGTTCATCCTGAAATCGAAGTTGCCGGGGCGCTGA
- a CDS encoding methyltransferase domain-containing protein, with amino-acid sequence MVARRMVTRAIRTHWPSARGMLTVGLGYCTPYLGIFREEADRSLAFMPARQGVIHWPTARPGRSALVEDDMLPLADAAVDRLLIVHALEVSNDAQALLREAWRVLAAGGKVLAVVPNRRGLWAQRDTTPFGQGRPYSARQLTELMRQCSFTPVSWSQALWVPPVRRSLVLGSAIAWERTGSALGLPFAGVHLVEATKQVYKPAAIRRERAIEIFRPVLAPNPAAREADMPVRRVEG; translated from the coding sequence ATGGTCGCGCGGCGCATGGTGACGCGCGCCATCCGCACCCATTGGCCCTCGGCGCGTGGCATGCTCACCGTCGGCCTCGGCTATTGCACGCCCTATCTCGGCATCTTCCGCGAGGAGGCCGACCGCTCGCTCGCCTTCATGCCGGCGCGTCAGGGCGTCATCCACTGGCCGACGGCACGTCCGGGCCGCTCCGCGCTTGTCGAGGACGACATGCTGCCGCTGGCCGATGCGGCGGTGGACCGCCTGCTCATCGTCCACGCGCTGGAGGTCTCAAACGACGCGCAGGCGCTGCTGCGCGAGGCCTGGCGGGTGCTCGCCGCCGGCGGCAAGGTCCTCGCCGTGGTGCCGAACCGGCGCGGCCTCTGGGCGCAGCGCGACACCACCCCCTTCGGCCAGGGCCGGCCCTATTCGGCCCGCCAGCTCACCGAGCTGATGCGCCAGTGCTCCTTCACGCCGGTGTCCTGGAGCCAGGCCCTCTGGGTTCCGCCGGTGCGGCGCTCGCTGGTGCTGGGCTCGGCCATTGCCTGGGAGCGCACAGGCTCGGCCCTTGGGCTGCCCTTCGCCGGCGTCCATCTCGTCGAGGCGACGAAGCAGGTCTACAAGCCTGCCGCGATCAGGCGCGAGCGCGCCATCGAGATCTTCCGGCCGGTCCTCGCGCCGAACCCCGCGGCGCGCGAGGCGGACATGCCGGTCCGGCGTGTCGAAGGCTGA
- the gloB gene encoding hydroxyacylglutathione hydrolase produces the protein MAAAVHMFTCLSDNFGVLLHDPATGATAAIDVPEAEPVLAAAKDKGWTISHVLVTHHHPDHVQGIEAVKAATGARVIANASDSHRIPLVDETVVPGGKARFGSLEADVIDTPGHTVGHIAYHFAAEKLLFAGDTLFSLGCGRLFEGTPQQMWDALKALRALPDDTAVYCGHEYTASNARFSLVVDPDNAALKARAEEVFRLREADKATLPSTIGQEKATNPFLRADDPVIAANLDMRGRLPAEVFAELRERKNKA, from the coding sequence ATGGCCGCCGCCGTCCACATGTTCACCTGCCTCAGCGACAATTTCGGCGTGCTGCTGCACGATCCGGCGACCGGCGCGACGGCGGCGATCGACGTGCCGGAGGCGGAGCCCGTGCTGGCGGCGGCGAAGGACAAGGGCTGGACGATCAGCCATGTCCTCGTCACCCATCACCATCCCGACCATGTGCAGGGCATCGAGGCGGTGAAGGCCGCGACCGGCGCCCGCGTCATCGCCAACGCCTCCGATTCCCATCGCATCCCGCTGGTGGACGAGACCGTCGTCCCGGGTGGCAAGGCGCGATTCGGATCGCTGGAGGCCGACGTCATCGATACGCCCGGCCACACGGTCGGCCACATCGCCTATCATTTCGCTGCCGAGAAGCTGCTGTTTGCCGGCGACACGCTATTCTCGCTCGGCTGTGGTCGCCTCTTCGAGGGCACGCCGCAACAGATGTGGGATGCGCTCAAGGCGCTGCGGGCGCTGCCCGACGACACCGCCGTCTATTGCGGTCACGAATACACTGCCTCCAATGCCCGCTTCTCGCTGGTGGTCGATCCGGACAATGCCGCCCTGAAGGCGCGCGCCGAGGAGGTGTTCCGCCTTCGCGAGGCGGACAAGGCCACCTTGCCGAGCACGATCGGGCAGGAGAAGGCGACGAACCCCTTCCTGCGTGCCGATGATCCGGTGATCGCTGCCAATCTCGACATGCGCGGCCGCCTGCCGGCCGAGGTCTTCGCCGAGCTGCGCGAGCGCAAGAACAAGGCGTGA
- a CDS encoding DUF1501 domain-containing protein: MLCEDEIHPSRRAILGAAGALFAWSFAPRYAFAAGGRDPRLVVVVLRGALDGLAAVPPVGDPGYVPLRPGLALPASGDGAALPLDGFFGLHPAMPNLARLYRAKQAAIVHATATGYRERSHFDGQDVLESGQPRPGLTQSGWLNRAIALLPPGERIGAKGALGIGAIAPLVVRGQAPVLGWAPQGLQQADDDVARRVLQLYDEREPRLAAALRQGLDTSRMASASGLGALRPRSSPADPEGMALIATGAAKLMAASDGPRVAALALEGWDTHVNAGGATGQLATRLGGLDRVFAIFEEELKAVWRETVVVVMTEFGRTARVNGTTGTDHGTATVAFLAGGAVKGGRVVADWPGLAQNKLFEGRDLAATTDLRAVLKGVLVEHLGMDAKPLAEAIFPGTLALPPMRGLIG, from the coding sequence ATGCTCTGCGAGGACGAGATCCATCCGAGTCGCCGCGCCATCCTCGGCGCCGCCGGGGCGCTCTTTGCGTGGAGCTTCGCGCCGCGCTACGCCTTCGCGGCCGGAGGGCGTGATCCGCGCCTCGTCGTGGTGGTGCTGCGCGGCGCGCTCGATGGTCTCGCGGCGGTGCCGCCGGTCGGCGATCCCGGCTATGTCCCGCTGCGCCCGGGCCTTGCCCTGCCGGCCTCCGGCGACGGTGCCGCCCTGCCGCTCGACGGCTTCTTCGGCCTCCACCCCGCCATGCCGAACCTCGCTCGTCTCTACCGGGCGAAGCAGGCGGCCATCGTCCACGCCACCGCCACCGGCTATCGCGAGCGCTCGCATTTCGACGGCCAGGACGTGCTGGAGAGCGGCCAGCCGCGCCCCGGCCTCACCCAGTCCGGCTGGCTCAACCGCGCCATCGCGCTGCTGCCCCCTGGCGAGCGGATCGGCGCCAAGGGCGCGCTTGGCATCGGCGCCATCGCCCCGCTGGTGGTGCGTGGGCAGGCCCCCGTGCTCGGCTGGGCGCCGCAGGGCCTGCAGCAGGCTGACGATGATGTCGCCCGCCGCGTCCTCCAGCTCTATGACGAGCGCGAGCCGCGTCTTGCCGCGGCGCTCCGTCAGGGCCTCGACACCAGCCGCATGGCAAGCGCCTCGGGGCTTGGGGCCCTGCGCCCGCGCTCGAGCCCCGCCGATCCCGAGGGCATGGCGCTCATCGCCACCGGGGCCGCCAAGCTCATGGCGGCGTCCGATGGGCCGCGTGTCGCCGCGCTCGCCCTCGAGGGCTGGGACACCCATGTCAATGCCGGCGGCGCCACCGGCCAGCTCGCCACCCGGCTTGGCGGGCTCGATCGTGTCTTCGCCATCTTCGAGGAGGAGCTGAAGGCGGTCTGGCGCGAGACCGTGGTGGTGGTGATGACGGAGTTCGGCCGCACCGCCCGCGTCAACGGCACGACCGGTACGGATCACGGCACGGCGACGGTCGCCTTCCTCGCCGGCGGCGCGGTGAAGGGCGGCCGGGTCGTCGCGGATTGGCCGGGCCTCGCGCAAAACAAGCTGTTCGAGGGCCGCGACCTCGCGGCGACCACGGACCTGAGGGCCGTGCTCAAGGGCGTGCTGGTCGAGCATCTCGGGATGGACGCGAAGCCGCTGGCCGAGGCGATCTTTCCCGGCACGCTGGCGCTCCCGCCGATGCGCGGCCTCATCGGCTGA
- a CDS encoding DUF1800 domain-containing protein: MAARHDAVLAPRFGLGPRLGDDPSRPRDIPAAIERDIARGRALPPGAETLPTSAAALAQNGEFQPEERRLAAQKEREAAEKAAADAIEAARRAGQRPPPGYQPPAARIFREEAAFRIRTAVEAELGFTERLVWFWSNHFCVAVAKGEQLRLTAGAFEREAIRPHVHGSFRAMLKAVEQHPAMLLYLDNRQSVGPSSRAGQRRGRGLNENLARELLELHTLGVDGGYSQVDVTSLARAITGWTVPGRFDEDAEMGAFFFNANRHEPGAKTVLGRTYPDAGLAQGEAILDDLARHPATARHIATKLARHFIADDPPADLVARLAKVFRDTDGNLPALYRVLVAASPAYPEPRKLRPPLDFAVAALRMTGRPVDPGQVLFVTQLLGQPIWNPPGPNGFPDTDAQWATPDGLKVRLETAMTFARQTPGAANPLAILDATLGPACSANTRQAVARAESRAQGLAILLMSPEVQRR; encoded by the coding sequence ATGGCTGCCCGTCACGATGCCGTCCTTGCCCCCCGCTTCGGCCTCGGCCCACGCCTCGGCGATGATCCGTCGCGCCCCCGCGACATTCCCGCCGCCATCGAGCGCGACATCGCCCGCGGCCGGGCCCTGCCCCCCGGCGCCGAAACGCTTCCCACCAGTGCCGCCGCCCTGGCCCAGAATGGCGAGTTCCAGCCCGAGGAACGCCGCCTCGCCGCCCAGAAGGAGCGCGAGGCCGCCGAGAAGGCCGCGGCCGACGCCATCGAGGCGGCCCGCCGCGCCGGCCAGCGCCCGCCGCCCGGCTACCAGCCGCCGGCCGCCCGCATCTTCCGCGAGGAGGCCGCCTTCCGCATCCGCACGGCGGTGGAGGCCGAGCTCGGTTTCACCGAGCGCCTCGTCTGGTTCTGGTCCAACCATTTCTGCGTCGCCGTCGCCAAGGGCGAGCAGCTGCGCCTGACCGCCGGCGCCTTCGAGCGCGAGGCCATTCGCCCGCATGTCCATGGCTCCTTCCGCGCCATGCTGAAGGCGGTGGAGCAGCACCCGGCCATGCTGCTCTATCTCGACAACCGCCAGTCCGTCGGGCCTTCGTCGCGCGCCGGCCAGCGGCGCGGCCGCGGCCTCAACGAGAACCTCGCCCGCGAGCTGCTGGAGCTGCACACGCTCGGCGTCGACGGCGGCTACAGCCAGGTCGACGTGACGAGCCTCGCCCGCGCCATCACCGGCTGGACCGTGCCCGGCCGCTTCGACGAGGACGCCGAGATGGGCGCGTTTTTCTTCAACGCCAACCGCCACGAGCCCGGCGCGAAGACGGTGCTGGGCCGCACCTATCCCGATGCGGGCCTCGCCCAGGGCGAGGCGATTCTCGACGATCTGGCCCGCCATCCTGCCACCGCGCGCCACATCGCAACGAAGCTCGCGCGCCATTTCATCGCCGACGACCCGCCGGCCGATCTCGTGGCGCGGCTCGCCAAGGTCTTCCGCGACACCGACGGCAACCTGCCCGCCCTCTATCGTGTCCTCGTCGCGGCGAGCCCCGCCTATCCCGAGCCGCGTAAGCTCCGCCCGCCGCTAGACTTCGCCGTGGCGGCACTGCGCATGACCGGCCGACCCGTCGATCCGGGGCAGGTGCTCTTCGTCACCCAGCTGCTCGGCCAGCCCATCTGGAATCCGCCGGGCCCGAACGGTTTTCCGGACACCGATGCTCAATGGGCGACACCCGACGGCCTGAAGGTCCGGCTCGAGACGGCCATGACCTTCGCGCGCCAGACGCCGGGCGCCGCCAATCCGCTGGCGATCCTCGACGCAACGCTCGGTCCGGCCTGCTCGGCCAATACCCGCCAGGCCGTCGCCCGCGCCGAGAGCCGTGCCCAGGGCCTCGCCATCCTGTTGATGAGTCCCGAGGTCCAGCGCCGCTGA
- a CDS encoding DUF1674 domain-containing protein: MSENPVFTTAVAVEQPSARIEAPAKVLSEAARRALAEAAERRAALDAKAAELAANPELHGRGGADPVRYDDWEIGGIAVDF, encoded by the coding sequence ATGAGCGAGAACCCCGTCTTCACCACGGCCGTCGCGGTCGAGCAGCCTTCCGCCCGCATCGAGGCTCCGGCGAAGGTCCTGTCGGAGGCTGCCAGGCGGGCCCTGGCGGAAGCTGCGGAACGGCGCGCCGCCCTCGACGCCAAGGCGGCGGAGCTCGCCGCCAACCCCGAACTCCATGGCCGCGGCGGCGCCGATCCGGTCCGCTATGACGACTGGGAGATCGGCGGCATCGCCGTCGACTTCTGA